Part of the Juglans regia cultivar Chandler chromosome 14, Walnut 2.0, whole genome shotgun sequence genome, GTTGATCAACAGTAGATATGACGCAGGTGATCAACGGGAAGATGCTAATAGATATTCAACTCTGTTGAATATCTGTTATAAGATGATCACGTGTGCGGCGAGTTCGAAAAAGCATACTGAGGATGCAACGACTAAGTTGAATGCGATGATTGCAGAGTATGAAGCGAACCAAGAACCTCCATCGATGACTGAGAAGTGTGGAAATGTTGATGCCGCGACAAAGGACACATCGACATATGGTAGTTCAACAAAAGTACTAAGTCCACTTGTTGTGCGAGGAAAAGGCAGACCCCCATCTCTGAGGAGAGTatccaggatggagaaagaACTGCGAAAAGTTaaggagaagacgaagaaagCGCAGGGGAAGGGAAAACGCAAACAGGTGCCCCCACCTTGTTAATTTATATTGTTTAGAGTTTAATTTTCATACAAATGCTGTCAAGAACCTAATTAGTTACTATTTTACTAGCGAGATGGGGAAGATACACCAGTAGCGGGCACTTGCAGGAAGCTATTTGGCCCTTCTGATTTGGACGTCTCCAATGTTGGACACCTGCAGGTAATATAGtaatgagggaaaaaaatgggATTACGTTctcaaaatgatatatataacatacaaaAATCTGTATGTTATATGAATAGACCTGTATATATCTTATAACGTATATCTTTTAAGATGAATATATGTCATATCTGAATATAGATTGTTATAGCTATGTTAAATATTCTGAGATTTACTCTTCGTGAtctattttggcattttattttatgcattgGGCTGTTGTGATGAATATATTGGctcagttttttttatttatgtttataaagCTTTACTTCTCTGTAGATGTACGTATGTATGTTTGTATTTCTTATCTTctgaattatttcttatatatgtttttctgtTGTTTTAGCATACTTTACTATGTAACTACATGTTTTGTAGATGTAACTAcatgttttgaagtttataattttatttctcagTTTATTTCTTGTATTCTTTTTGCCACATACCGTAATTAGCTTGGATGCTATGATTTATTGCTAacttttttacaagtatttatCAGGATGCTAATGTAGAAAGCATACCAGCTGTTGAGTTTAGTCAAACCCAGCCTCGAGAAACAGTACTTCAAAGTCAAGAAAGCGTAAGTGGATCCAAACTATAACGATGTTATAATGATATTAGTCGATAGCACATtaaattgagttaatattttttacagatgCAATTTTGGTTTGATGAGTCACAACCACAACAATGATATGATTATTGTGGGTATGTATATTTGACCATTAttcttgattattatttttcctttatgtcAATCTATGTCGGTTTAGAAGCATCTAGGTAGTTtgaatatgtttgttttttcagTCATTTTGTCGTTCAGCCTTTGAGTAGCAGATGGAGTtggtttgttgtttttttttcacttgccAACAAGCGGATACTTGCCAAGCATGATGGGTTTGTTCATGTGCAAATAGCATGCAATTGCCATTGAttttatgttcatgtttaattgcccatattgatttaaattgatGGCATATACTGTACCTATAATTGTTAGTAGTTTGTTTGGTCTTTgacatttatttcatttattcctATTGACAGAAGACCCGGCTTGCAGAATGGAAGCAATTTTGAGTACTTGACTTTCTGGATTGATTTAGTGTATATCGGAAACCATGCATATGTATAAGCTGGTTCCTATTCCAGCGTTAGATTGATTTCAGTTCAATGTTTTGGTGGGTTCATGAGTTGTGCTATATGCACCTCCTATTTAATGTGATTGTGCTGTAGCGAGATGGGTTTATTTAATGTGATTGTGTAATATGAAAGAATGATCCTCTAATCTATTGATTTAGTAGCATCTCACGGTGAATATGCTACTTGTTTGTGTTAGTATTcctttagtttataatattatactcTTAGAGGTAAAGCATATGGTACCCcctctcttttctttatttatacaTCTCTCTTTCCTTCCTTTCCCCCTAAACTTGTAACGTAATTGAGGGAACACTCTAAATATCCATTTTACGGGACAGGCATTTTGTGGATCACTAGCATTTTCAATGCTAAAATACATGCACATTCAGCTAGCTTTGTATGTGCAGATCGTGGTCACAACCACATTACCCATtgaccaataataataataataaataaaaacaaaagggtCAGTCAACAGGATATCTCAACTAGTCATGCGTTGAAGGTTTCTATAACTTGATCGAGCCAGCCGTGGACCGACTCCCTTAATTTCCTTCTTTTGAAACTTTTTCTAACGTACTATTCAAGCGTGACTGTTTTTTCCCTCTAAAGTTTTATAATCCAAAAATCAAAGCAACTTCTATCCTGCCATGACATCCTCTTCCGTGTCGAATAGATGACATTTTTGACTCGTAAGCCGGTTTATATGCATCCACATACAATATTACATATCGAGAGTTCAAAAGTTTGTATTCATGCATCCTCCTTTAGTTACAATATTATACTCTTAGAGGTATACGCATTGACTCTTAAGTTCTTGAAAAACAGTTGGACAAACAACTCATAATTACTACAACTAAAAATAAAGTATCATACACACACAAAGCCGACAGATTACTGGGCAAATTAGTGCAGATTTCACAACCTCCTgtacaaaatcacaaaagcaATAAAAGCAGTACTGCATTCAAGTCATAGGTATTCTCATGCATTCAAGCCATAAAACCAGTATGTGTTCCAATATCTCCaccaacatataaaattaagaaataNNNNNNNNNNNNNNNNNNNNNNNNNNNNNNNNNNNNNNNNNNNNNNNNNNNNNNNNNNNNNNNNNNNNNNNNNNNNNNNNNNNNNNNNNNNNNNNNNNNNAAAATCATTAAGAGCGAAAAACCCAAAagaaacacaaacaacaaagaaaagacaTTGTAGCATTTGCAAGAATGAGGGACATGCAAAAAACAATTGTCCTTTAATGAGGTATATTAGTTTTGTAGTAATTTGTATTTTATCAGctttgaattgaaaaagtttgtgttttgttgttgtttttgtagAGATTCTGGGCCAACAACTGACAACAATTCGATACATTTAGAATGAATGTGGAAATTTTCTTATATCTTGTAtgtttatttatcttttcttatGTTTAATTCAACTTCAACAAAAGGATTAATTTAATCCgtctttatttttaatgtgaCGGGGAATTTGGCTTTCTTCACAAGTTTGGTGGAATTCAGATTGTGAAGAGACTTTGTGTACCAATGTTTGCTGTTCCGATGTGGCAGTTTAGTTACAAGacattatgtattttattttggttgcatTTTCTTTTGGACAATGACATGTATTCATGAATTTGATGGTTTATCTATGATATGCTTGGATTCAATTTTAGTGCCATGGCAAAAACCTTACTTGGACATAGAGAATTTCAAATAAACTAACCAGCATCTGATCATACCAATAAAGTTGGGAATTTTCAAATACATTCAATCCATGAAAGATGTTCTCATTGCATTAACCACATTTAGTACATTCAAATACAAGCATCTGATCTCAAAGTGTCCGACGCCGACAATGTGGTACATGAGTCGTAGCACTGATTGAGatacattgtaattttttggatacataaaaatcacaccaccaactattataaaaaaaaaaaccatgacaAGAGTAACACTTTCAAGACTCCCTTATACTTCTTATCCAATGCTTTAAATTTGGAATGTTCGATGTGTAGCCACTCATGAAGTAGCCTATCGTGCCTCTGTTCAGCTAACTCCAACGTCATCTTATAGCAGTTGTTTTGCTCACTTTGAAGATCAATCAACTCAAAAAACCCACATTGTTTATTAGTTTTGTAGTTTGGACAATTGAAGAATCTTCTACCAAAACTTTTTGCTTTTCCAGATATCCGTAGCTTTGCTTGGCAGCCACAATAGCAAAGTGGTCTCTCCAAAACAAAATTGTCTTCCCCTCTTATGGTCCAAGAACTTGACCTGGAATGAGAATCCAAACTCTTCATTTGCTATCATAATATTGAAGAAAGAAAGTAAGTAGTGactgaaaaagttttaaaatattgataggTACATTTTGCAATtaagagattctataaaattttaaccATAGGGTACCATAAAACTCCCACAACATGATTGTTTCATGTCCTGGATTGCAAACtaagagattctataaaattacaGATAGTTAACAAATAAGCCTCAAAGCCAAGGGTAAGAAACAGTCTCTTTTAGAAGAATACAGATGAACTTCAATTACAAGCACACAAACAGAGCATgttttgcctattctttgaaCTTTGATAGTTAACAGAGAATGTAATGTAGCTAGAAAGTACAAACAGAACATGTTGATAGTTAACAGATAAGCCTAAAAACCAAGGGTCAAAAATATGGGGAATGAAAGCTGTATACCCattgatcttataatatttgCCCCCTTTGTCAATCTCACTCACTAAATATTCTAATACATGATGACAAATACAACATAAATTGGCTAACCTAATTATAGTAACTTCTAGCTCTGTAAATTGGCTTGTGACGCAAAGAGATTCGAGTTTACCCATGTGTATGCCAATCGTTATGCATACTAGACACTGGACTCAGCAAACCAATGTGTATTGAATCAAGAGCATTACTTGCTGTAATAATTGACCCCCAGATTAATGTATAAGTAcaaatgaaattcaaatctcAACCTAGTTGCCTATCATCCCTGTGTATTCTCTAAGTAGTAGAATTTTGATTCCAGAGTAATAAATAATCATGTATTCAAACCAATCAAACCATTTGTCAAATGAGAAATCCAGAAATGGGTATACCAATTTTAGGGATGAGCTTCGACGAAGGGGGTGCTCAGGTTGAGAATCAACTTAGGGGATGCGATTCTGAGTTGCAAATGGGGGTGCGGGTGCGATTCGCTGAGGGGGATTGTCAGGTTGAGCTTCGACCTAGAGGATGTGATTCGGGGGTGCGGGTGCTATTCGATGAAGTGGGTGCTAGATTGCAAAGATGAATTGGGGGTGCGGGTGCGAAGGACAAAGGCCTGTGTAAGGGATTTGCTTCGAAGGGGAAAGCGAGTACTTTCTCAAACAAATTGATTTTCTGATGTTTGATGGTTTAGGATAGATACGGTGGACGGCTTATGTGTAAGCTTATTAGTGGGAGGCTGTTTTTATGTGAAAACCAGCTGAATTGGCTGTAAGTATTTGACGGGTTggtgagtaattctacatacaaccgtgaagtgcgtaaccgccgcgtaatcgctttgaaaaagagtggggtccactattaaaaaattaatttttttcatgtgggtcccatgttttattcatttttttcaaagcgattgcgcggcagttacgcaattcacggttgtaagtatattttctcttatgaTATTGGAGTGGTTGGTGAGGATTTACGAGTGAGTTACTTTTGGAGTTTCAAATATGGGGTAGGTGGGACTACATAGACTTTTCAAAACAAGGACTTTCACAACCAACGGGCAAGCTTTATAATCGA contains:
- the LOC109014587 gene encoding protein FAR1-RELATED SEQUENCE 9-like, which encodes MNAFFDGYVHAKTNLKEFVDQYDNALKKKIENENCADFQSFNVTIPCISRSPIEKRYQQLYTNAKFREVQIQLTGIIDLDPVLLKEDGTMKTYLVEDEVHLEEFTKLVTHTVDFSDDDAFTKCSCGLFEMRGIVCRHIFAVFKCNGIRTIPDRYVLDRWRKDIRRRYTLINSRYDAGDQREDANRYSTLLNICYKMITCAASSKKHTEDATTKLNAMIAEYEANQEPPSMTEKCGNVDAATKDTSTYGSSTKVLSPLVVRGKGRPPSLRRVSRMEKELRKVKEKTKKAQGKGKRKQRDGEDTPVAGTCRKLFGPSDLDVSNVGHLQDANVESIPAVEFSQTQPRETVLQSQESKTRLAEWKQF